A segment of the Desulfurococcus mucosus DSM 2162 genome:
CTTCTCCGCCTTCTTCTTCTCTCCACACTTCTTCTTAGCCTTCTCAGACATCTCCATCACCGTTTTTAGAGATTTCAATCCAAGTATTTAAAAACTTTACCGAAACAGCCCCGGGGAGCTATGAGGATGCACTAGATAAAAAGCTGGCTTCTCATAGATACATGCTGGTCGCCGGCCAGGCGTTTAAGTAGAGCAAGGTGTAGGGAGTTGACTGCGGACTTCATACGCCAGATAGTGAACCCGGTTTTAAACAAGTATATGACAAGCCTCGATGCATCCAGAGTCCTAGGCGAGGTTAAAAGGTTGTTCCAGCAGGGTGAGGACACATACAGGTTCAGCGTATATAACGGGGATCCACGCAACATCGCAGTGTTCCTGAAAAGCGACATATTCACCAGGATAGTGGACATACTTGAGTCCTCGGGCTTCAGCAGCCTGTTAACCGAGATACTTGTGGAAACCAAGAAGTCCTATGGAGATATAAAGGAGGTTGAGGAAGCAGTCGACGAGGTATTGAGCAGATTGAAGACTGAGAAAGGAAGGGTTGTCGAGGTTGACCCACTGCAAACAATTGAATCCATGTTGAGGAACACAGGCCTCTTCAAGTCTGTGGAACTAGGGGGCGGGCGGCTCACAGCTGAAACCGACACCGGCTGGATCCTGCAAGTTACAAGAGGCAAGAAAGGCTACAGGGTTAAAGCAGTATTCACAAGGAGCTATAGTAGGGGTAAGACTAGTGAATTAATCGGGGAGGTGGTGAGGCTTGCCGAGTGGATTAGTAGTCTTCGATTGTGACGGGGTCCTCACTGAGAACCATAGCAGCTGGCAGGTGCTCCACGAGTACTTCGGGAGCCGTGACAACAAGTACTTCGCCGACCTCTACAGGAGAGGCTTGATATCTTATCTCGACTGGATGAAGATAGATATAGCGTTAATGATACACTCATGGGGAAAACCCATAACCAGGGTGAACGTTGAAGACGCCTTATCAAGGGTTAAGGTTAAACCTGAGGCCAGGAGAGTGGTTGAAGCACTCAACGAGATGGGCTACATCGTGGCCGTCGTGAGCAGCGGAATAGATGTACTGGTAGAAAGAGTCTGCAGAGAGGTAGGCGTGGATCTATGCTTCTACAACAAGCTGAGGTTCGAGGACGGAGAGCTGGTGCCCGGTGGAGAGGCCCTGGTACCATTGAGGGAGAAGCCTAGAGTTATAAGAAGCATAGCCGAGAACCTTTCCATTAGAATAAGCGACACATACTATGTGGGTGACAGTGAGTGGGATATAGATGTGTTCAGGAGTGTAGGCCACTCCATAGCTGTTGAACCATGCGGGGAGGCATGCAGGCATGCGGAGCAAGTAGTGTCAAGCCTTAGGGAGATACCTGATGCATTAAGGAGGATTCATGGAGTGGGGAATCAATTCAGCGCCGGGAAATAATGAAGCGCGGGGGCTCTATCCATTCGCTTTTACACCTAGGGCATCTCGAAGGCTTCCTCGGTCTTCCAAGATCCTTGAAGACATAGCCGCACTTCCTGCAACGCGGAGGCTCCATAAGCAATACTTCACTGCCACCGGATTTAGCATGTATGCTCTTTGCGAGGTGCAGCAAATCCTCGTACACCTCCCTGGGCGTCGCATTCAACTGCAACATGCTTATTATCTCGTCAACCGTCAGCGGCCTCTCCACTTCCCTCAGCAACCTGGCTATTCTCTCCCTGGTGGTTTCAAACCCGCCCTCCACTTCCACCGCCCTCGGTGAAACCGAGGAGTGACAGATGGATTCCGCCTTTCAGTGTGGA
Coding sequences within it:
- a CDS encoding HAD-IB family phosphatase, whose protein sequence is MPSGLVVFDCDGVLTENHSSWQVLHEYFGSRDNKYFADLYRRGLISYLDWMKIDIALMIHSWGKPITRVNVEDALSRVKVKPEARRVVEALNEMGYIVAVVSSGIDVLVERVCREVGVDLCFYNKLRFEDGELVPGGEALVPLREKPRVIRSIAENLSIRISDTYYVGDSEWDIDVFRSVGHSIAVEPCGEACRHAEQVVSSLREIPDALRRIHGVGNQFSAGK
- a CDS encoding transcriptional regulator, whose translation is MEGGFETTRERIARLLREVERPLTVDEIISMLQLNATPREVYEDLLHLAKSIHAKSGGSEVLLMEPPRCRKCGYVFKDLGRPRKPSRCPRCKSEWIEPPRFIISRR